From the genome of Elusimicrobiaceae bacterium, one region includes:
- a CDS encoding PASTA domain-containing protein, with protein sequence MIDRLARIFLDVTERLQTSVRGFVVSGVRLGEIFIALVFLAVVSYFSVNWALKAVIHSNEIVALPDITKKPVTAALDIISPKGLALQKQGEEFDAEVPVGSIIRQLPVPGTEVRKGKIIRVWLSQGGEAVFAPNLVGLPLRNGELLLRQNQLMLGEVSESYSLRFAKGLVTSQDPKADASLAKNALVNVVVSAGAPPPEVKLMPDFRQKTLPQAKNWAAENEIELKVAEDAGSIFPDNTVIAQDPAPDALIPSGQPVSVTISHKAGGAKAQSRESLHHIQYRVADGGGQQKKVKISLIDSGGEKEVFNGLRMPGADIDLTAPRHGPAMVRIFVNGTLVDEREMP encoded by the coding sequence ATGATAGACAGACTGGCGCGCATTTTTCTGGACGTGACCGAGCGGTTGCAGACCTCCGTGCGGGGGTTTGTCGTTTCCGGCGTGCGGCTGGGCGAGATTTTTATTGCGCTGGTCTTTCTGGCGGTCGTTTCCTATTTTTCGGTTAACTGGGCGCTGAAAGCCGTTATCCACAGCAATGAAATAGTCGCGTTGCCCGACATAACGAAAAAACCCGTCACGGCGGCGCTTGACATCATTTCCCCCAAGGGCCTGGCCCTGCAGAAACAGGGCGAGGAATTTGATGCGGAGGTTCCTGTCGGCAGCATCATCCGGCAGCTGCCCGTGCCCGGCACGGAAGTGCGCAAGGGCAAGATAATCCGTGTATGGCTGAGCCAGGGCGGCGAGGCGGTTTTCGCGCCGAACCTGGTGGGCCTGCCGCTTCGCAACGGCGAACTGCTGCTGCGCCAGAACCAGCTGATGCTGGGCGAGGTGAGCGAATCTTATTCACTGCGGTTCGCCAAAGGCCTTGTCACCAGTCAGGACCCGAAAGCCGACGCGAGCCTTGCGAAAAACGCGCTGGTCAACGTGGTGGTGTCGGCGGGCGCGCCGCCTCCGGAAGTGAAACTGATGCCTGATTTCCGGCAGAAAACCCTTCCGCAAGCCAAAAACTGGGCTGCGGAAAACGAGATTGAACTGAAAGTCGCCGAGGACGCGGGTTCGATTTTTCCGGACAACACGGTTATCGCGCAGGATCCCGCGCCGGACGCGCTGATCCCGTCCGGGCAGCCGGTTTCGGTCACGATCAGCCATAAGGCGGGCGGAGCGAAGGCGCAGAGCAGGGAAAGCCTGCACCATATCCAGTACCGCGTGGCGGACGGCGGCGGCCAGCAGAAAAAAGTGAAGATCAGCCTTATTGATTCTGGCGGCGAAAAAGAGGTTTTCAACGGGCTGCGTATGCCCGGAGCGGATATAGACTTGACAGCGCCCCGCCACGGGCCCGCCATGGTTCGCATATTCGTCAACGGCACGCTGGTGGACGAGCGGGAGATGCCCTGA